The Cetobacterium somerae sequence CTGTTGCTAACATTGGATCTACTAATATAACTTGTTTATTTTGAACATCTACAGGAAGTTTACAGTAGTAATATACTGGTTGTAGAGTTTCTTCATCTCTATAAACTCCTATATGTCCTATTTTTGCTGTTGGAATTAAAGATACTATTCCATCTACCATTCCTAATCCAGCTCTTAAAATAGGTACAACTGCAATGTTTGTTCCTAATGTATGTCCAGTTGTTTTCATTAGAGGAGTCTCAACCTCAATTTCATCTAAAACTAAATTTTTTGTTACTTCATAAGTCATCAGCTTAGATATCTCATTTAAATTTTCTCTGAATGATTTTGTATCCGTATTTTTATTTCTTAATAATGTTAATTTATGTTGTATTAGCGGATGATTTATTTCTATTACAGCCATTTTAACCTCCCTAGTTATATTTCTTTAAAAAAAAACAGGACATAGTCCCGTTTTCTTATTTTTTTAATCCAAATCTCTTATTGAATTGCTCTACTCTTCCAGCTGCGTCTATGAACTTAGCTTTTCCAGTATAGAATGGGTGACAGTTTGAACAAACAGCTATTTTAAGCTCGTCTCCCTTTGCTAAAGTTGATCTTGTTTCAAATTTGTTTCCACATGTACAATCAACAGTTATTACTTTGTACTCTGGATGAATTCCTTTTCTCATTAATTTCACCTTCCTAAAATCTTTCTATTTATCGTAAAGATTTTATCATAATTTTTTAACTTTTGCAACATTTTTTTGCTAATGATCCGAAGTTTTTTTGGTATTTTCTTCTCTTTCCTTTTTATTTTTTTTAATTTTATGATAAAATAGTATAAAACTTTAGAAGGAGAATTATGGCTACAAAATATTATGCTTTTATTATAGACAATGAAAATTACTCAAAAATTGTAACTTCTTGGCCTGAATGTCAAAGTGCTACTAAAGGAAAAAATGCTCGTTATAAATCATTTAAAACAGAGCTTGAAGCTAAAGAATGGTTAAAAAATGGTGGACTATATGAAGATAAAAAATTAAAAATTCAAGAGGCTAAAAATAAATTAGAAGATGGTATCTATTTTGATGCTGGAACTGGACGAGGTATTGGTGTCGAAGTGAGAGTTACTAACCGTTTAGGAATCTCTTTACTTGATAATATTCTTCCTGAAAAAATGATAAACGAGTTTGGAAACTA is a genomic window containing:
- the upp gene encoding uracil phosphoribosyltransferase — encoded protein: MAVIEINHPLIQHKLTLLRNKNTDTKSFRENLNEISKLMTYEVTKNLVLDEIEVETPLMKTTGHTLGTNIAVVPILRAGLGMVDGIVSLIPTAKIGHIGVYRDEETLQPVYYYCKLPVDVQNKQVILVDPMLATGGSAIYAIDYLKNAGVKNIVFMCLVAAPEGIAKVLQTHPDVAIYTAKIDQGLDSNGYIYPGLGDCGDRIFGTK
- the rpmE gene encoding 50S ribosomal protein L31 encodes the protein MRKGIHPEYKVITVDCTCGNKFETRSTLAKGDELKIAVCSNCHPFYTGKAKFIDAAGRVEQFNKRFGLKK
- a CDS encoding ribonuclease H family protein — encoded protein: MATKYYAFIIDNENYSKIVTSWPECQSATKGKNARYKSFKTELEAKEWLKNGGLYEDKKLKIQEAKNKLEDGIYFDAGTGRGIGVEVRVTNRLGISLLDNILPEKMINEFGNYLAPQGSTNNYGELIGIFLAIDIALRERNFKIFGDSKLIIDYWSKGHYNKSSLNEKTINLIMKTAEKRVQFESLGGTIQHVSGDINPADLGFHK